One part of the Salmo salar chromosome ssa10, Ssal_v3.1, whole genome shotgun sequence genome encodes these proteins:
- the espnla gene encoding espin-like protein, with amino-acid sequence MVLHRVIQAARAGDLSALRKLSSSGCLTVSASITDAQGAGPVHHAARCGRLECLRYLVVEVGLAADARALNRATPAHDAAATGHARELQWLVNQGGCNIEDQDAAGATALHLAARFGRVEVVHWLLLVGSVAEETTDCGAVPAHYAAAKGDLTCLKLLVHQAPGCVNRQTGIGATPLYLACQEGHLHVVEYLVKDCGSDVHLRAHDGMTGLHAAAHMGHHALVIWLATFTDLSLQCQDREGATALHFAASGGHHRILERLLRMGAKVIRDDWGGTPLHDAAENGELECCRILLANQVSPSEQDIDGFTAADLAEYNGHYDCAGYLRAVETCPFSADQPIEELGPVEEDVRGRQAVAWQPSKEDYYRRLSDPGLDYFHNNNKTNMESLKQPETEESLQARYPAPPPEPPLPTSSSSQPQPSAISSVQHVIVASTVVKTLSQSSKEVKTVNLTKVSDKNLAGKINGDKGLLTEMKSMIHLKQSEIVSTQTVSITLPHPLLSAASKMVSFSTEEVKPSEQSTVDPTQNVLGLGGKKLLCEIKSPEASTNASKMVVRHTFSADGISRNKPSEEVITVDLTKNVTLGGKKLLTEIKSSADAAHAVNTYIRFPLLFFKFMFLDHQAGYNGMNVNSLCLKQGKILVKAEVKTVDLVKASDKNLLAGKNLLGDKKFLDNMKSITSLKQTEITTVAVAQANRMVVLPTEEANLSDIDYLVPTHDERGRPIAEWKRQVMVRQLQARLLDEEDQRRKENGTSTSKAVNWRYSQAHNAILGPFGELLTEDDLIYLEKQIQSVSNQKNCEGYETELARLAEELRTILPAPIVNITASTQFRNPNQESQVPLPVWCNRISGIVKSMSLLMANLADGPYSKMPNTELSTVFSQTPDRPTSTRGRREKIESEIQQFGVSVRNLKSNFEGHEEESEEEVPAMSTIQEEGLGLKVRGTQEQPKEMNPAPEADQNSDSGIAYDDSMTDVRETTSLRKERIVVLFLGHWKKSAYTVTLKTREAERRASVEEVVGKPGGTDGSGPQRGSQMPLGHFFKQRSVINKMIGDWRSMISSVPSRQIRRLHRQQAPYSPEQFLPKVDGAMVDYDSLTLDLFMLGYFHILELELPADERKMRHLLCFEVFDHVGRFTWESIREFHKAVMMDIEAGNREWKDGFEDIKVKFFGNVSTTQSELPEVEKQQFLPEVRPVPKVILQTPTPDEGALIKQGTDISSFSNDEICKYIDRSFTFWKDKEAEIFDFE; translated from the exons ATGGTGCTGCACCGGGTGATCCAGGCAGCCCGGGCAGGCGATCTCTCAGCCCTGAGGAagctgtcctcctctgggtgccTCACTGTCTCAGCCTCCATCACAGACGCACAGGGGGCAGGCCCGGTGCACCACGCCGCTCGCTGCGGCCGCCTGGAATGTCTGCGCTAcctggtggtggaggtggggctGGCGGCCGACGCCCGGGCCCTGAACAGGGCCACACCCGCCCACGACGCTGCCGCTACAGGCCACGCCCGGGAACTGCAGTGGCTAGTGAACCAAGGGGGCTGCAATATAGAG GACCAGGATGCAGCCGGGGCGACAGCGCTCCATCTCGCAGCTCGGTTTGGACGGGTGGAGGTCGTTCATTGGCTGCTGTTGGTTGGTAGCGTTGCCGAGGAGACGACAGACTGTGGGGCAGTCCCCGCCCATTACGCTGCTGCCAAGGGAGACCTCACCTGTCTGAAACTACTGGTCCACCAAGCACCTGG GTGTGTGAACCGTCAGACTGGCATCGGTGCCACCCCTCTGTACCTGGCATGTCAGGAGGGCCACCTGCATGTAGTGGAGTACCTGGTGAAGGACTGCGGGTCCGACGTCCACCTCAGGGCCCATGATGGCATGACCGGCCTGCACGCTGCTGCACACATGGGGCATCATGCCCTGGTCATCTGGCTG GCCACCTTCACAGACCTTAGCCTGCAGTGCCAGGACAGGGAGGGAGCGACTGCTCTTCACTTTGCGGCCAGTGGAGGGCACCATCGCATCCTGGAGAGGCTGCTCCGCATGGGGGCAAAGGTCATCAGAGACGACTGGGGGGGAACCCCTCTTCATGATGCAGCTGAGAATGGAGAGCTGGAG TGCTGCAGGATCCTGTTAGCCAACCAGGTGAGCCCATCGGAGCAGGACATAGATGGGTTCACAGCAGCAGACCTTGCGGAGTACAACGGACACTACGACTGTGCCGGTTACCTCCGAGCCGTGGAGACATGC cCCTTCTCAGCAGACCAGCCAATAGAAGAACTAGGTCCGGTAGAGGAGGATGTGAGGGGGAGACAGGCTGTGGCGTGGCAGCCCAGTAAAGAGGACTACTACCGTCGCCTTAGCGACCCCGGCCTGGACTACTTCcacaataacaacaaaacaaatatGGAGAGCTTAAAG CAACCAGAGACAGAGGAGTCCCTTCAGGCTCGATACCCTGCTCCTCCGCCTGAACCTCCTCTAcccacctcatcctcctctcaaCCACAACCATCTGCCATCTCCAGTGTACAACATGTTATAGTGGCATCAACAG TTGTGAAAACTTTAAGTCAGAGCAGCAAGGAGGTGAAAACTGTCAATCTGACCAAGGTTTCAGACAAAAACCTGGCTGGTAAAATCAACGGTGACAAAGGGCTCCTGACAGAAATGAAGTCAATGATTCATTTGAAACAATCAGAGATAGTATCAACACAAACAGTAAGCATCACATTACCTCACCCTTTGCTAT CTGCAGCA AGTAAGATGGTGTCGTTTTCCACAGAAGAAGTCAAACCTTCTGAACAGTCTACTGTTGATCCGACCCAAAACGTCCTTGGGCTCGGTGGCAAAAAACTCCTCTGTGAAATTAAGTCTCCAGAAGCTTCAACAAATGCT AGTAAAATGGTGGTGAGACATACATTTTCCGCAGACGGAATCAGTCGGAACAAACCTTCTGAAGAAGTGATTACTGTTGATCTGACCAAAAACGTTACACTTGGTGGCAAAAAGCTCCTCACTGAAATTAAGTCTTCAGCTGACGCAGCACACGCAGTAAACACTTACATCAGATTTCCTCTTCTGTTTTTTAAATTCATGTTCTTAGACCACCAAGCTGGTTATAACGGAATGAATGTTAACTCTCTTTGTCTTAAACAGGGTAAGATACTGGTAAAGGCTGAGGTAAAAACTGTCGATCTGGTGAAGGCTTCTGACAAAAATCTCCTGGCTGGCAAAAACCTGCTCGGTGACAAAAAGTTCCTCGACAACATGAAATCTATCACATCTCTGAAACAGACAGAAATAACCACAGTAGCTGTAGCACAAGCA AACAGGATGGTAGTTCTGCCCACGGAAGAGGCCAACCTGTCAGATATTGACTACCTGGTTCCCACCCATGACGAGCGGGGTCGGCCAATTGCTGAGTGGAAGAGACAGGTCATGGTGCGTCAGCTACAGGCCAGGCTATTGGATGAGGAGGAccagaggaggaag GAGAATGGGACCAGCACTTCCAAAGCGGTGAATTGGAGGTACTCCCAGGCCCACAACGCTATCCTGGGCCCGTTTGGAGAGCTGTTGACCGAGGATGACCTGATCTACCTGGAGAAGCAGATCCAGAGCGTGTCCAACCAGAAAAACTGTGAAGGCTATGAGACAGAGCTAGCTCGTCTGGCTGAGGAGCTCAGGACCATCCTGCCAGCTCCCATCGTCAACATCACAGCCAGCACTCAGTTCAGAAACCCCAACCAGGAGTCTCAG GTCCCTCTGCCCGTGTGGTGCAACCGCATCTCAGGCATCGTAAAGAGCATGTCCCTGCTGATGGCCAACCTGGCAGACGGGCCGTACTCTAAGATGCCCAACACAGAGCTATCCACTGTGTTCTCCCAGACCCCAGACAGACCTACTTCTACCCGAGGGCGCAGGGAGAAGATCGAGTCCGAGATCCAACAGTTTGGGGTTTCTGTCCGGAATCTGAAGTCCAACTTTGAAGGTCATGAAGAAGAATCAGAAGAAGAGGTCCCCGCGATGTCAACCATACAGGAGGAAGGCctggggttaaaggtcagaggaACACAGGAACAGCCAAAAGAGATGAACCCAGCCCCTGAAGCTGACCAGAACAGTGACTCAGGCATAGCCTATGATGACAGCATGACCGACGTTAGGGAAACCACCAGTCTACGGAAGGAACGTATCGTGGTGCTGTTCCTGGGCCACTGGAAGAAGTCAGCCTACACGGTGACTCTGAAGACCAGAGAGGCGGAGAGAAGAGCCAGTGTGGAGGAGGTTGTTGGTAAACCTGGGGGGACAGATGGGAGCGGACCACAGAGGGGATCTCAGATGCCTCTGGGACATTTCTTCAAACAGAGGAGTGTCATCAACAAGATGATTGGTGATTGGAGGAGCATGATCTCCAGCGTTCCATCTCGACAGATCCGCCGTCTCCACCGGCAGCAGGCACCATACTCCCCTGAACAGTTCCTCCCCAAG GTGGACGGGGCGATGGTGGACTATGACAGCCTGACCCTTGACCTCTTTATGCTGGGGTACTTCCACATCCTGGAACTCGAACTCCCCGCGGACGAGAGGAAGATGAGACACCTGCTGTGCTTTGAGGTGTTTGATCACGTTGGTCGTTTCACCTGGGAGAGCATCCGGGAGTTCCACAAGGCCGTCATGATGGACATCGAGGCTGGGAACCGTGAGTGGAAGGACGGCTTCGAGGACATTAAGGTCAAGTTCTTTGGGAACGTGTCAACGACTCAGTCTGAACTGCCAGAGGTAGAGAAACAACAGTTCCTACCAGAGGTCAGGCCTGTGCCCAAAGTCATCCTCCAAACCCCGACACCAGATGAAGGGGCTCTGATTAAACAAGGAACAGACATTTCCAGTTTCAGCAATGATGAGATTTGCAAATACATAGACAGGAGTTTCACTTTCTGGAAAGACAAGGAGGCAGAGATTTTTGATTTTGAGTAG